One window of Burkholderia thailandensis E264 genomic DNA carries:
- a CDS encoding ethanolamine ammonia-lyase subunit EutB, whose amino-acid sequence MRYTETIGSRTYRFADLKTLLAKASPLRSGDQLAGVAAATEEERVAAKMALASVPLAAFLNEAVIPYEDDEVTRLVVDTHSRDAFAEISHLTVGDFRNWLLSPAADAAALERIASGLTPEMVAAVSKLMRNQDLIAAARKRRVVTRFRNTVGLPGRMSVRLQPNHPTDDVKGIAASMLDGLMYGCGDAMIGINPATDSLAAITKLLAMIDAFRERYRVPTQSCVLTHVTNTIAAIEKGAPVDLVFQSIAGTEKANASFGISLALLAEARDAALALKRGTVGDNLMYFETGQGSALSANAHHSVDQQTCEVRAYAVARVFEPFLVNTVVGFIGPEYLYDGKQIIRAGLEDHFCGKLLGVPMGCDICYTNHAQADQDDMDNLLTLLGAAGINFIMGIPGADDVMLNYQSTSFHDQLYVREVLGLRRAPEFEEWLEAMEIADAHGALRAASARVPLLAGANDWMGLSA is encoded by the coding sequence ATGCGATATACGGAGACGATCGGTTCGCGCACCTACCGCTTCGCGGACCTGAAAACGCTGCTCGCGAAGGCGAGCCCTTTGCGTTCCGGCGACCAGCTCGCGGGCGTCGCGGCCGCGACCGAGGAGGAGCGCGTCGCCGCGAAGATGGCGCTCGCGAGCGTGCCGCTCGCCGCGTTCCTGAACGAGGCTGTGATTCCCTACGAAGACGACGAGGTCACGCGCCTCGTCGTCGACACGCATTCGCGCGACGCGTTCGCCGAGATCTCGCACCTGACGGTCGGCGATTTCCGCAACTGGCTGCTGTCGCCCGCGGCCGACGCCGCCGCGCTCGAGCGGATCGCGTCCGGCCTCACGCCGGAGATGGTCGCGGCCGTATCGAAGCTGATGCGCAATCAGGACCTGATCGCGGCGGCGAGGAAGCGCCGCGTCGTCACGCGCTTTCGGAATACGGTCGGGCTGCCGGGGCGGATGTCGGTGCGCTTGCAGCCGAACCATCCGACCGACGACGTGAAGGGCATCGCCGCATCGATGCTCGATGGGTTGATGTACGGCTGCGGCGACGCGATGATCGGCATCAACCCGGCAACCGACAGCCTCGCCGCGATCACGAAGCTGCTCGCGATGATCGACGCGTTTCGCGAGCGCTACCGCGTGCCGACGCAGTCGTGCGTGCTCACGCACGTGACGAACACGATCGCGGCGATCGAGAAGGGCGCGCCCGTCGATCTCGTGTTTCAGTCGATCGCGGGCACGGAGAAGGCGAACGCAAGCTTCGGCATTTCGCTCGCGCTGCTCGCCGAGGCGCGCGACGCGGCGCTCGCGCTCAAGCGCGGCACGGTCGGCGACAACCTGATGTATTTCGAGACGGGCCAGGGCAGCGCGCTGTCGGCGAACGCGCATCACAGCGTCGATCAGCAGACGTGTGAGGTGCGCGCATACGCGGTCGCGCGCGTGTTCGAGCCGTTTCTCGTCAACACGGTGGTCGGCTTCATCGGCCCCGAATATCTGTACGACGGCAAGCAGATCATCCGCGCGGGGCTCGAGGATCACTTCTGCGGCAAGCTGCTCGGCGTGCCGATGGGCTGCGACATCTGCTACACGAACCACGCGCAAGCCGATCAGGACGACATGGACAACCTGCTCACGCTGCTCGGCGCGGCGGGCATCAACTTCATCATGGGCATTCCCGGCGCGGACGACGTGATGCTCAACTACCAGAGCACGTCGTTTCACGATCAGCTCTACGTGCGCGAAGTGCTCGGCCTGCGCCGCGCGCCCGAGTTCGAGGAATGGCTGGAGGCGATGGAGATCGCGGACGCGCACGGCGCGCTGCGCGCCGCGTCGGCGCGCGTGCCGCTGCTCGCGGGCGCGAACGACTGGATGGGGCTCTCCGCATGA
- the eat gene encoding ethanolamine permease — MQTESNGRPGAGGGAARPALQQTLGTWQLWGIAVGLVISGEYFGWSYGWASAGTLGFVVTALFVAAMYTTFIFSFTELTTSIPHAGGPFAYARRAFGPAGGYLAGVATLVEFVFAPPAIALAIGAYLHVQFPGLEPKHAAMGAYLVFMALNIVGVQIAATFELVVTLLAIFELLVFMGVVSPGFAWSNFMKGGWAGADHFSAGAFHGMFAAIPFAIWFFLAIEGVAMAAEEAKNPKRSIPIAYVAGILTLVALAIGVMVFAGGAGDWTRLANINDPLPQAMKYIVGANSGWMHMLVWLGLFGLVASFHGIILGYSRQIFALAREGYLPEWLAKVHPRFKTPYRAILAGGVVGIVAIYSDELIQFGGQTLTANIVTMSVFGAIVMYIVSMAALFKLRRAQPRMERPFRAPLYPFFPAFALVAALVCLGTMVYFNALVASIFVAFVALGYGYFLATRAQRAAAPADALLEE, encoded by the coding sequence ATGCAGACGGAATCGAATGGCCGCCCCGGCGCGGGCGGCGGCGCAGCGCGGCCGGCGCTTCAGCAGACGCTCGGCACGTGGCAGCTGTGGGGGATCGCGGTCGGTCTCGTGATCTCGGGCGAGTACTTCGGCTGGAGCTACGGCTGGGCGAGTGCGGGCACGCTCGGCTTCGTCGTCACCGCGCTGTTCGTCGCGGCGATGTACACGACCTTCATTTTCAGCTTCACCGAGCTCACGACGTCGATTCCGCACGCGGGCGGCCCGTTCGCGTACGCGCGGCGCGCGTTCGGCCCGGCGGGCGGCTATCTCGCCGGCGTCGCTACGCTCGTCGAATTCGTGTTCGCGCCGCCCGCGATCGCGCTGGCGATCGGCGCGTACCTGCACGTGCAGTTTCCCGGCCTCGAGCCGAAGCACGCGGCGATGGGCGCGTATCTCGTGTTCATGGCGCTGAACATCGTCGGCGTGCAGATCGCCGCGACGTTCGAACTCGTCGTCACGCTGCTCGCGATCTTCGAGCTGCTCGTGTTCATGGGCGTCGTGTCGCCGGGCTTCGCGTGGAGCAACTTCATGAAGGGCGGCTGGGCGGGCGCGGATCACTTCAGCGCGGGTGCGTTCCACGGGATGTTCGCGGCGATCCCGTTCGCGATCTGGTTCTTCCTCGCGATCGAGGGCGTCGCGATGGCGGCCGAGGAAGCGAAGAATCCGAAGCGCTCGATTCCGATCGCATACGTGGCCGGCATCCTGACGCTCGTCGCGCTCGCGATCGGCGTGATGGTGTTCGCGGGCGGCGCGGGCGACTGGACCCGGCTCGCGAACATCAACGATCCGCTGCCGCAGGCAATGAAGTACATCGTCGGCGCGAACAGCGGCTGGATGCACATGCTTGTGTGGCTCGGCCTGTTCGGCCTCGTCGCGTCGTTCCACGGGATCATCCTCGGCTATTCGCGCCAGATCTTCGCGCTCGCCCGCGAGGGCTATCTGCCCGAATGGCTCGCGAAGGTGCACCCGCGCTTCAAGACGCCTTATCGCGCGATCCTCGCGGGCGGCGTGGTCGGCATCGTCGCGATCTATAGCGACGAGCTGATCCAGTTCGGCGGCCAGACGCTCACCGCGAACATCGTGACGATGTCCGTATTCGGCGCTATCGTGATGTACATCGTCAGCATGGCCGCGCTCTTCAAGCTGCGCCGCGCGCAGCCGAGGATGGAGCGCCCGTTCCGCGCGCCGCTGTACCCGTTCTTCCCGGCGTTCGCGCTCGTCGCGGCGCTCGTGTGCCTCGGCACGATGGTGTACTTCAACGCGCTCGTCGCGTCGATCTTCGTCGCGTTCGTCGCGCTCGGGTACGGCTACTTCCTCGCGACGCGCGCGCAGCGCGCGGCCGCGCCCGCCGACGCGCTGCTGGAGGAGTGA
- a CDS encoding acyltransferase family protein — translation MRDSYLDTARGAGIILVVFGHVLRGLFAAGLVPAGWPSALLAATDYTIYTFHMPLFFLLSGLHVPKSLQRAGDVFLLAKLRTILYPYFVWSLLQGAVQIALSSHGMNHAFTPNDLLAIGWRPFGQFWFLYALFICMLIAWSASIVAPRMAARGGANGADAAHARAPLIVTYVPVALIALAIGGLAIVAFVAGSATQWGIVSMTLAYFPFFALGMLIGDTLPALVERASNGLALVVVAATFAATVAFAHRFGGSDSVWALPAALSGSALVLLAAYRATQRGDAARRSPARRPSWLEYVGFASMPIYLAHILATAATRIALVKIGIVDVGVQLALGTLAGVAGPMLLYALALRSGAARLAGFPPLPASHAIAPDKVRIGNADAA, via the coding sequence ATGCGGGACTCCTATCTCGATACCGCTCGGGGCGCGGGCATCATCCTCGTCGTATTCGGCCACGTGCTGCGCGGCCTGTTCGCGGCCGGCCTCGTGCCGGCCGGCTGGCCGAGCGCCTTGCTCGCCGCGACCGACTACACGATCTACACGTTCCACATGCCGCTCTTCTTCCTGCTGTCCGGGCTGCACGTGCCGAAATCGCTGCAACGCGCGGGCGACGTCTTCCTGCTCGCGAAGCTGCGCACGATCCTCTATCCCTACTTCGTCTGGTCGCTGCTGCAAGGCGCGGTGCAGATCGCGCTGTCGTCGCACGGAATGAATCACGCGTTCACGCCGAACGACCTGCTTGCGATCGGCTGGCGGCCGTTCGGGCAGTTCTGGTTCCTGTACGCGCTTTTCATCTGCATGCTGATCGCGTGGAGCGCGTCGATCGTCGCGCCGCGCATGGCGGCGCGCGGCGGCGCGAATGGCGCGGACGCCGCGCATGCGCGCGCGCCGCTCATCGTGACCTACGTGCCCGTCGCGCTCATCGCGCTCGCGATCGGCGGGCTCGCCATCGTCGCGTTCGTCGCCGGCTCCGCGACGCAGTGGGGCATCGTATCGATGACGCTCGCGTACTTCCCGTTCTTCGCGCTCGGGATGCTGATCGGCGACACGCTGCCCGCGCTCGTCGAGCGCGCGTCGAACGGGCTCGCGCTCGTCGTCGTCGCGGCGACGTTCGCCGCGACGGTCGCGTTCGCGCATCGCTTCGGCGGGTCGGACAGCGTCTGGGCGCTGCCCGCCGCGCTGTCGGGCAGCGCGCTCGTGCTGCTCGCCGCGTATCGCGCGACACAGCGCGGCGATGCGGCGCGGCGCTCGCCCGCGCGTCGCCCGTCGTGGCTCGAATACGTCGGCTTCGCGTCGATGCCGATCTATCTCGCGCACATCCTCGCGACCGCCGCGACGCGCATCGCGCTCGTCAAGATCGGCATCGTCGACGTCGGCGTGCAGCTCGCGCTCGGCACGCTCGCGGGCGTCGCCGGCCCCATGCTGCTGTATGCGCTCGCGCTGCGTTCGGGAGCGGCACGGCTCGCCGGCTTCCCGCCGCTGCCGGCCAGCCATGCGATCGCGCCCGACAAAGTCCGGATCGGCAACGCGGACGCGGCCTGA
- a CDS encoding mechanosensitive ion channel — protein MDSSSFLTSMQSTLGVYLPKIAGALGILVVGWLIAVIVRAGVRRLLSALKVDARIAESTGQGAQVERIIAGGLFWLVLLVTAVGIFNVLNLYAISNPFSLLVTKIINYLPNLIGGAALTLVAWLIASLLRSLADKTLKASKIDSKLSETAGMRPMSAYLGDVLFWLVILMFIPAILAAFDLNGLLSPVQGMIDKILAIVPNVFAAAVIGFVGWLVARILRGLVTNLLVAAGADRLTQSVESPTPVKISNLVGTVVFIFVFVPTLISALDALKIEAISRPATDLLGQFLNAVPDIVAAVVIVLVTFYVARFVGALVQKLLVAAGVDGLPTMLGVERVFTGMLQPSALAGRLIVFFAMLFATVEAANRLGFTQVRDVVTLFIEFGGHVLMGGVILVIGFWLAGLARRVIEQADNEHSRLLSRIAQFAILGLVFAMGLRAMGIANEIVQLAFGLVLGAIAVAIALSFGLGGREAAGKLLDRWFNQRGGQE, from the coding sequence ATGGATTCATCCAGTTTCCTGACGTCGATGCAAAGCACGCTCGGCGTTTATCTGCCCAAGATCGCGGGCGCGCTCGGCATCCTGGTCGTCGGCTGGCTGATCGCCGTGATCGTCCGGGCCGGCGTGCGCCGCCTGCTGAGCGCGCTGAAAGTCGACGCGCGCATCGCCGAAAGCACGGGCCAGGGCGCGCAGGTGGAGCGCATCATCGCGGGCGGCCTGTTCTGGCTCGTCCTGCTCGTGACCGCGGTCGGCATCTTCAACGTGCTGAACCTTTACGCGATCTCGAATCCGTTCTCGCTGCTCGTCACGAAGATCATCAACTATCTGCCGAACCTGATCGGCGGCGCGGCGCTCACGCTCGTCGCGTGGCTGATCGCTTCGCTGCTGCGCAGCCTCGCGGACAAGACGCTGAAGGCGAGCAAGATCGACAGCAAGCTGTCGGAGACGGCGGGGATGCGGCCGATGAGCGCCTACCTCGGCGACGTGCTGTTCTGGCTCGTGATCCTGATGTTCATTCCGGCGATCCTCGCCGCGTTCGACCTGAACGGCCTGCTGTCGCCCGTGCAGGGAATGATCGACAAGATTCTCGCGATCGTGCCGAACGTGTTCGCCGCGGCCGTGATCGGCTTCGTCGGCTGGCTCGTCGCGCGCATCCTGCGCGGGCTCGTCACGAACCTGCTCGTCGCGGCGGGCGCCGACCGGCTCACGCAAAGCGTCGAGAGCCCGACGCCCGTGAAGATCTCGAATCTCGTCGGCACGGTCGTCTTCATCTTCGTGTTCGTGCCGACGCTGATCTCCGCGCTCGACGCGCTGAAGATAGAAGCGATCTCGCGGCCCGCGACCGACCTGCTCGGCCAGTTCCTCAATGCGGTGCCCGACATCGTCGCGGCGGTCGTGATCGTGCTCGTCACGTTCTACGTCGCGCGCTTCGTCGGCGCGCTCGTGCAGAAGCTGCTCGTCGCCGCGGGCGTCGACGGCCTGCCCACGATGCTCGGCGTCGAGCGCGTGTTCACCGGAATGCTGCAGCCGTCGGCGCTCGCCGGCCGGCTGATCGTGTTCTTCGCGATGCTGTTCGCGACGGTCGAGGCCGCGAACCGGCTCGGCTTCACGCAGGTGCGCGACGTCGTCACGCTGTTCATCGAGTTCGGCGGGCACGTGCTGATGGGCGGCGTGATTCTCGTGATCGGGTTCTGGCTCGCGGGCCTTGCGCGCCGCGTGATCGAGCAGGCCGACAACGAGCACAGCCGGCTGTTGTCGCGCATCGCGCAGTTCGCGATTCTCGGCCTCGTGTTCGCGATGGGGCTGCGCGCGATGGGCATCGCGAATGAGATCGTGCAGCTCGCGTTCGGCCTCGTGCTCGGTGCGATCGCGGTCGCGATCGCGCTGTCGTTCGGGCTCGGCGGCCGCGAGGCGGCGGGCAAGCTGCTCGACCGCTGGTTCAATCAGCGCGGCGGGCAGGAATGA
- a CDS encoding zinc ribbon domain-containing protein, which yields MDWLKWIVGGRHHGYGGQRGRHDGGAGGGHGHGYDDRGGHGGRGGHGHGGYGWGRQDTQRGGGWDRTRDGAPLRGEPSAPAQRAACAKCGSINGADAKFCAQCGASQTPPACGACRAPLDVSARFCPQCGTTVLPQRG from the coding sequence ATGGATTGGCTCAAGTGGATCGTCGGCGGGCGACATCATGGATACGGCGGCCAACGCGGCCGTCATGACGGCGGGGCGGGCGGCGGGCACGGTCACGGCTACGACGATCGCGGCGGCCATGGCGGCCGCGGCGGTCACGGCCACGGCGGCTACGGTTGGGGCCGTCAGGACACGCAACGCGGCGGCGGCTGGGACCGCACGCGTGACGGCGCGCCGCTTCGCGGCGAACCGAGCGCGCCCGCGCAGCGCGCCGCGTGCGCGAAGTGCGGCTCGATCAACGGCGCGGACGCGAAGTTCTGCGCGCAATGCGGCGCATCGCAGACGCCGCCCGCATGCGGCGCATGTCGCGCGCCGCTCGATGTGTCGGCGCGCTTCTGTCCGCAGTGCGGGACGACCGTCTTGCCGCAGCGCGGATGA
- a CDS encoding heavy metal translocating P-type ATPase yields the protein MTEATRAENRPRTPESHRDGAHSDDARVSARADGCCSHDHPNGDFETQANHAAQSHDRDSSGHGHAPGSHANDDHPHDHDHDHDHDHDHDHAGSACCAPAPVAFAPLPGARQAADGRVRSAFRIMQMDCPTEEALIRKKLGGMSEVAALEFNLMQRMLTVDHTPGAEAGIAAAIRSLGMTPEQAGAGAPGRPAASAQADAPRPWWPLAVAGVAAAASEAATWLQLPVWLAAALALAAVATCGLGTYRKGWIALTNGNLNINALMSIAVTGAMAIGQWPEAAMVMVLFTVAELIEARSLDRARNAIQSLMRLAPDTATVKQPDGTWQPVDAAQVALGAVVRVKPGERIGLDGEIVAGRSTVNQAPITGESLPVEKAEGDAVYAGTINEAGSFEYRVTAVASNTTLARIIHAVEEAQGSKAPTQRFVDSFARIYTPIVFAIALVVAIAPPLLLDGAWRDWIYRALVLLVIACPCALVISTPVTIVSGLAAAARRGILVKGGVYLEQGRRLAWLALDKTGTITRGKPVQTDFEMRAADVDATHVRRLAASLAARSDHPVSQAVAAAAAAEAGTGDAARATSTPFLDVADFEAIPGRGVRGKIGGAPYWLGNHRLVEELECCTSELETRLDELERQGKTVVMLIDGARVLGLFAVADTVKDTSRAAVAELHALGIKTAMLTGDNPHTAQAIAQQVGIDDARGNQLPQDKLAAVDELAAGGRAVGMVGDGINDAPALARAGIGFAMGAMGTDTAIETADVALMDDDLRKIPAFVRLSRSTHRVLVQNIAFALVVKAVFVGLTVAGMSTMWMAVFADAGASLIVVGNGLRLLRRGQ from the coding sequence ATGACCGAGGCCACCCGGGCCGAAAACCGGCCGCGAACGCCCGAATCCCATCGCGACGGCGCGCATTCGGATGATGCGCGCGTTTCGGCGCGCGCCGACGGCTGCTGCTCGCACGATCACCCGAACGGCGACTTCGAAACGCAGGCAAATCATGCGGCGCAATCACATGATCGCGATTCGAGCGGCCACGGGCATGCTCCCGGTTCGCACGCGAACGACGACCATCCGCACGACCACGACCACGACCACGACCACGACCACGACCACGACCACGCCGGCTCGGCGTGCTGCGCCCCCGCGCCGGTCGCGTTCGCGCCGCTGCCCGGCGCGCGACAGGCCGCCGACGGCCGCGTGCGCTCGGCGTTCCGGATCATGCAGATGGACTGCCCGACCGAGGAGGCGCTGATCCGCAAGAAGCTCGGCGGAATGTCCGAAGTCGCGGCGCTCGAATTCAATCTGATGCAGCGGATGCTGACGGTCGATCACACGCCAGGCGCGGAAGCCGGCATCGCCGCCGCGATCCGCTCGCTCGGCATGACGCCCGAGCAGGCGGGCGCCGGCGCGCCGGGCCGGCCCGCCGCATCCGCGCAGGCCGATGCGCCGCGCCCGTGGTGGCCGCTCGCGGTCGCGGGCGTTGCGGCGGCCGCCTCCGAGGCGGCCACCTGGCTGCAACTTCCGGTGTGGCTCGCCGCCGCGCTTGCGCTCGCCGCGGTGGCGACCTGCGGCCTCGGCACGTATCGCAAGGGCTGGATCGCGCTCACCAACGGCAACCTGAACATCAATGCGCTGATGAGCATCGCGGTGACGGGGGCGATGGCGATCGGCCAGTGGCCCGAGGCCGCGATGGTGATGGTGCTCTTCACCGTCGCCGAGCTGATCGAGGCGCGTTCGCTCGACCGCGCGCGCAACGCGATCCAGAGCCTGATGCGCCTTGCGCCCGATACCGCGACGGTCAAGCAGCCCGACGGCACGTGGCAGCCGGTCGACGCGGCGCAGGTCGCGCTCGGCGCGGTCGTGCGCGTGAAGCCCGGCGAGCGGATCGGCCTCGACGGCGAAATCGTCGCCGGCCGCTCGACCGTCAACCAGGCGCCGATCACGGGCGAAAGCCTGCCCGTCGAGAAGGCCGAGGGCGACGCGGTATACGCGGGCACGATCAACGAGGCCGGCTCGTTCGAATATCGGGTGACGGCGGTCGCGAGCAACACGACGCTCGCGCGGATCATTCATGCGGTCGAGGAGGCGCAGGGCTCGAAGGCGCCGACGCAGCGCTTCGTCGACAGCTTCGCGCGCATCTATACGCCGATCGTGTTCGCGATCGCGCTCGTCGTTGCGATCGCGCCGCCGCTCCTGCTCGACGGCGCGTGGCGCGACTGGATCTACCGCGCGCTCGTGCTGCTCGTGATCGCGTGTCCGTGCGCGCTCGTGATCTCGACGCCCGTCACGATCGTGTCGGGGCTCGCGGCGGCCGCGCGGCGCGGGATTCTCGTGAAGGGCGGCGTGTACCTCGAGCAGGGGCGCAGACTCGCGTGGCTCGCGCTCGACAAGACGGGCACGATCACGCGCGGCAAGCCGGTGCAGACCGATTTCGAGATGCGTGCGGCCGATGTCGACGCCACGCACGTGCGGCGGCTCGCCGCGAGCCTCGCCGCGCGCTCGGATCACCCGGTTTCGCAGGCGGTCGCGGCGGCGGCCGCGGCCGAAGCCGGCACGGGCGACGCCGCCCGCGCGACGAGCACGCCGTTCCTCGATGTCGCCGATTTCGAGGCGATCCCCGGCCGCGGCGTGCGCGGCAAGATCGGCGGCGCGCCGTACTGGCTCGGCAATCATCGCCTCGTCGAGGAGCTCGAATGCTGCACGAGCGAGCTCGAAACGCGCCTCGACGAGCTCGAGCGGCAGGGCAAGACGGTCGTGATGCTGATCGACGGCGCGCGCGTGCTCGGCCTGTTCGCGGTGGCCGATACGGTGAAGGACACGAGCCGCGCGGCGGTCGCCGAACTGCACGCGCTCGGCATCAAGACCGCGATGCTGACGGGCGACAACCCGCACACCGCGCAAGCGATCGCGCAGCAGGTCGGCATCGACGATGCGCGCGGCAACCAGTTGCCGCAGGACAAGCTCGCCGCCGTCGACGAACTCGCGGCCGGCGGCCGCGCAGTCGGCATGGTTGGCGACGGGATCAACGACGCGCCGGCGCTCGCGCGCGCCGGCATCGGCTTCGCGATGGGCGCGATGGGCACCGACACCGCGATCGAGACGGCCGACGTCGCGCTGATGGACGACGACCTGCGCAAGATCCCGGCGTTCGTGCGGCTTTCACGCTCGACGCACCGCGTGCTCGTGCAGAACATCGCGTTCGCGCTCGTCGTGAAGGCCGTGTTCGTCGGCCTCACGGTTGCGGGGATGAGCACGATGTGGATGGCGGTGTTCGCCGACGCGGGCGCGAGCCTCATCGTCGTCGGCAACGGTCTGCGGCTGCTGCGCCGCGGTCAATGA
- the cadR gene encoding Cd(II)/Pb(II)-responsive transcriptional regulator encodes MKIGELAKAARCTPETIRFYEKEGLMPGAERTDSNYRHYTDAHVERLRFIRNCRALDMTHDEIRALLRFTDDPADRCDSVNALLDEHIGHVNTRLAELQHLRTQLIELRERCQGEHAVEDCGIVHGLATMETPNMPGKRSHVG; translated from the coding sequence ATGAAGATCGGCGAACTTGCGAAAGCGGCGCGGTGCACGCCCGAGACGATTCGTTTCTACGAAAAAGAGGGGCTGATGCCGGGCGCGGAACGGACCGATTCCAACTACCGCCACTACACCGACGCGCATGTCGAGCGGCTGCGCTTCATCCGCAATTGCCGCGCCCTCGACATGACGCACGACGAGATCCGCGCACTGTTGCGCTTCACCGACGATCCGGCGGATCGCTGCGATTCGGTCAACGCGCTGCTCGACGAGCACATCGGTCACGTCAACACGCGGCTTGCCGAACTGCAGCACTTGCGCACGCAATTGATCGAATTGCGCGAACGGTGCCAGGGCGAGCATGCGGTCGAGGACTGCGGAATCGTGCACGGCCTCGCGACGATGGAAACGCCGAACATGCCGGGCAAGCGCTCGCACGTCGGCTGA
- a CDS encoding PadR family transcriptional regulator, which yields MAQYASRYSPLALVVLAMLTEAPMHAYRIQQLIKLRGKDEVVNVKQRNSLYQTIERLQRDALIAVRETERDGAFPERTVYDITDVGRDTARMWLREQLAQPAREFPSFPAALSVLPLLSADDARRQLEARAAALEAELARLDETQDAALAMQIPRLFLLDGELMRATLEAELDWVRSVVEHLKVGALTWSEAWLREVAARFAQADSPDSE from the coding sequence ATGGCTCAATACGCGTCTCGATACTCTCCGCTTGCGCTCGTCGTGCTCGCGATGCTCACCGAAGCGCCGATGCACGCATACCGAATCCAGCAACTCATCAAGCTGCGCGGCAAGGACGAGGTGGTCAACGTCAAGCAGCGCAACAGCCTCTACCAGACGATCGAGCGCCTGCAGCGCGACGCGCTGATCGCCGTGCGCGAGACCGAGCGCGACGGCGCGTTTCCGGAACGCACGGTCTACGACATCACCGACGTCGGCCGCGACACCGCGCGCATGTGGCTGCGCGAGCAGCTCGCGCAGCCGGCACGGGAGTTTCCGTCGTTTCCGGCCGCGCTATCGGTGCTGCCGCTGCTGTCCGCGGACGATGCCCGCCGCCAGCTCGAGGCACGCGCCGCCGCGCTCGAAGCCGAGCTGGCCCGCCTGGACGAAACGCAGGACGCCGCGCTCGCGATGCAGATTCCGCGACTCTTCCTGCTCGACGGCGAGCTGATGCGAGCGACCCTGGAAGCCGAGCTCGATTGGGTGCGCAGCGTGGTCGAGCATCTGAAGGTGGGCGCGCTCACGTGGAGCGAGGCTTGGCTGCGCGAGGTCGCCGCACGGTTCGCGCAGGCGGATTCGCCGGATTCGGAATAA
- a CDS encoding FAD-linked oxidase C-terminal domain-containing protein has translation MTEAARCDAALRVRWAHAACPCFGHVGDGNVHVGVPLADSPAYGANSVERAVYEIAREMGGSISAKHGIGRLKRPFLGYSRSAAEIGVMRTMKGALDPLGISKLGKAL, from the coding sequence GTGACGGAGGCGGCGCGCTGCGACGCCGCGCTTCGCGTGCGCTGGGCGCATGCGGCGTGCCCGTGCTTCGGGCATGTCGGCGACGGCAACGTGCACGTCGGCGTGCCGCTCGCCGATTCGCCGGCGTATGGCGCGAACAGCGTCGAGCGCGCCGTCTACGAGATCGCGCGCGAGATGGGCGGATCGATATCGGCCAAGCATGGGATCGGCCGGCTCAAGCGGCCGTTTCTCGGGTATTCGCGCAGCGCCGCCGAGATCGGCGTGATGCGGACGATGAAGGGGGCGCTCGATCCGCTCGGGATCTCGAAGCTTGGAAAGGCGTTGTAG
- a CDS encoding ABC transporter substrate-binding protein, whose translation MKRLQFRLALACALSVAAGAGAARADVSQTLRFGLEAQYPPFESKAANGELQGFDIDVGNAVCKEAKLACKWVETSFDGLIPALQGRKFDAINSAMNATDQRRQAIDFTTVIYRVPTRLIARADSGLAPTPESLKGKRVGVLQGSIQETYANAHWAGAGVQVVAYQDQNQAYSDLTAGRLDGTLVLAPAGQRGFLSRPDAKGFAFVGQAVRDDKILGSGIAFGLRKGDEALKLRLNAAIDKLKADGTVKALGRKYFGDIDISTK comes from the coding sequence ATGAAACGACTGCAATTCCGGCTCGCGCTCGCCTGCGCATTGAGCGTCGCCGCGGGGGCCGGCGCGGCGCGCGCCGACGTTTCGCAAACGCTGCGCTTCGGTCTCGAGGCGCAATATCCGCCGTTCGAATCGAAGGCGGCGAACGGCGAGCTGCAAGGCTTCGATATCGACGTCGGCAACGCCGTCTGCAAGGAGGCGAAGCTCGCGTGCAAATGGGTCGAGACGTCGTTCGACGGACTGATCCCGGCGCTGCAGGGCCGCAAGTTCGACGCGATCAATTCGGCGATGAACGCGACCGACCAGCGCCGTCAGGCGATCGACTTCACGACGGTGATCTATCGCGTGCCGACGCGACTGATCGCGCGCGCGGACAGCGGCCTCGCGCCGACGCCGGAATCGTTGAAGGGCAAGCGGGTGGGCGTGCTGCAGGGCTCGATTCAGGAGACGTATGCGAATGCGCACTGGGCGGGAGCGGGCGTGCAGGTCGTCGCGTATCAGGACCAGAATCAGGCTTACTCGGATCTCACGGCGGGCCGCCTCGACGGCACGCTCGTGCTCGCGCCCGCGGGCCAGCGCGGTTTCCTGTCGCGGCCGGACGCGAAGGGCTTCGCGTTCGTCGGGCAAGCGGTGCGCGACGACAAGATCCTCGGAAGCGGGATCGCGTTCGGGCTGCGCAAGGGCGACGAAGCGCTGAAGCTGCGCCTGAACGCCGCGATCGACAAGCTGAAGGCGGACGGCACCGTGAAGGCGCTCGGCCGCAAGTATTTCGGCGATATCGACATCTCGACGAAGTGA